One genomic region from Rosa rugosa chromosome 1, drRosRugo1.1, whole genome shotgun sequence encodes:
- the LOC133738609 gene encoding uncharacterized protein LOC133738609 — MRVLKLIERRRLAPVTRNDVVDENEGVRSRRRSVTHSYKKLAPSPLLTLSVLKLDGSVFEIHVGRTATVAELKQAVEVVFTSSICKIPWSLVWGHFCLCHVGKKLTNDRAHIRNFGIKDGDQIEFIRHMSISNMPLEKGSKNETVPYKQHLMLSYGSSGHEEEVENGSEDFDKNVSQEDNSEYPNRAVKEGPVPGFKLPRFWKGWLSYSKVVEGFKRGQELLIEMPEFLRKRI; from the exons ATGAGGGTTTTGAAGCTGATAGAGCGGCGGCGTTTGGCTCCGGTGACGCGAAACGACGTCGTTGATGAGAACGAAGGTGTACGGAGCAGGAGGAGGAGCGTAACTCACTCGTATAAGAAACTAGCTCCGTCGCCATTGCTCACGCTCTCCGTTCTGAAGCTCGACGGCTCTGTTTTCG AAATTCATGTTGGGAGGACAGCGACAGTAGCAGAGCTCAAACAAGCAGTAGAGGTGGTGTTTACTTCTTCTATTTGCAAGATTCCATG GTCACTAGTTTGGGGGCATTTCTGCTTGTGCCATGTAGGTAAGAAGCTAACTAATGACAGAGCGCATATTCGGAATTTTGGGATCAAGGATGGTGATCAA ATTGAATTCATTAGGCATATGTCCATCAGCAACATGCCTTTGGAAAAAGGGTCTAAGAATGAGACTGTGCCATACAAACAGCACTTAAT GTTGTCATATGGATCCAGTGGTCATGAGGAGGAAGTAGAGAATGGTTCAGAGGATTTCGACAAGAATGTAAGTCAGGAGGACAACTCTGAGTATCCCAATAGAGCTGTGAAGGAAGGTCCTGTGCCTGGCTTTAAGTTGCCTCGTTTCTGGAAAGGGTGGCTCTCATACTCCAAGGTTGTTGAAGGTTTTAAGAGAGGGCAGGAATTATTGATTGAGATGCCTGAATTCCTCAGGAAGCGAATCTAG